A single region of the Gemmatimonadaceae bacterium genome encodes:
- a CDS encoding divalent metal cation transporter, with the protein MAENVSAATACGGHYDPRVSFLPQKARHAAKRSRERSGAPPHAVAHHRRGVARRFAQSRGAGASALAAFLAVLGPGLLAGLSDDDPAGITTYSVLGADFGYSLLWIIPLSTVLLIQFHMMAVRLGAASGRGFVGLIRDRWGRKAGYAAALGLLFANFGTICAEYAGVSAAGGLIGVPSRLSAPLAGVLISVVVVYGSFHRVERVLLVISSTLALYIVDGLLAQPDWGAVARGAFVPRAPTTAPGWIAIAATLGTTLAPWGLAFIQSYAVDKKLAMSSMRWERVDVFIGSLLTGVIGLAIAVACAATLHRNGVHITDAGDAALALRPLAGSFATVLFGAGLLGASLLAAAIVPIATAYSIAEGVGKPASLDLDAHHFQWFYAAFIGLTVAAVAVVSLPGLPLIPLIYSSQVVNAVMLPLHVIALQLLHNDAAILGAARPGPLWRGLGWVSIALILACIVALAFSWLR; encoded by the coding sequence ATGGCCGAGAATGTATCGGCGGCGACGGCGTGCGGGGGCCACTATGATCCGCGGGTGAGCTTCCTGCCCCAGAAGGCCCGGCATGCCGCGAAACGCAGCCGTGAGCGCTCGGGTGCACCTCCGCACGCGGTTGCACACCACCGCCGTGGTGTCGCGCGGCGCTTCGCCCAGTCGCGCGGCGCCGGCGCCAGCGCCCTCGCGGCATTTCTCGCCGTCCTGGGCCCGGGGCTGCTGGCGGGGCTCTCCGACGACGATCCGGCCGGCATCACGACCTACTCGGTGCTCGGCGCCGACTTCGGCTATTCGCTGCTCTGGATCATCCCGCTCTCGACGGTGCTGCTGATCCAGTTCCACATGATGGCGGTGCGCCTGGGTGCGGCATCCGGGCGCGGCTTCGTGGGGCTGATCCGCGATCGCTGGGGCCGCAAGGCGGGCTATGCCGCGGCCCTTGGCCTGCTGTTCGCGAACTTCGGAACGATCTGCGCCGAGTATGCCGGCGTCTCGGCGGCGGGTGGGCTGATCGGCGTGCCCTCCCGGCTCAGTGCGCCGCTGGCCGGCGTGCTGATCAGCGTGGTGGTGGTCTACGGGTCTTTCCACCGGGTGGAGCGGGTGCTGCTGGTGATCTCGTCCACGCTGGCGCTCTATATCGTCGACGGACTGCTGGCGCAGCCCGACTGGGGCGCGGTGGCGCGCGGGGCGTTCGTGCCGCGGGCCCCGACCACGGCGCCGGGCTGGATCGCGATCGCCGCCACCCTCGGCACGACACTCGCGCCCTGGGGGCTGGCGTTCATCCAGTCGTACGCCGTGGACAAGAAGCTCGCGATGTCGTCGATGCGGTGGGAGCGCGTCGACGTGTTCATCGGCTCGCTGCTCACCGGCGTGATCGGCCTCGCGATCGCGGTGGCGTGCGCCGCCACGTTGCACCGGAACGGAGTGCACATCACGGATGCCGGGGACGCCGCCCTTGCCCTGCGCCCGCTGGCAGGATCGTTCGCCACGGTCCTCTTCGGGGCCGGCCTGCTGGGCGCCTCGCTGCTGGCGGCGGCCATCGTGCCGATCGCGACGGCGTACTCCATCGCCGAGGGGGTGGGCAAGCCGGCGTCGCTCGACCTGGATGCGCACCACTTCCAGTGGTTCTACGCCGCGTTCATCGGGCTCACGGTGGCGGCCGTGGCGGTGGTCTCCCTGCCAGGGCTGCCGCTGATTCCGCTGATCTACTCCAGCCAGGTGGTGAACGCCGTGATGCTGCCGCTGCACGTGATCGCCCTGCAGCTCCTCCACAACGACGCCGCGATCCTCGGTGCGGCCCGACCGGGCCCATTGTGGCGCGGGCTCGGGTGGGTGAGTATCGCACTCATCCTCGCCTGCATCGTCGCGCTGGCATTCAGCTGGCTGCGCTGA
- a CDS encoding tRNA (cytidine(34)-2'-O)-methyltransferase, with amino-acid sequence MFDIVLVHPEIPPNTGNIIRLCANAGTRLHLVEPLGFNFEDRQLERAGLDYRDLAEVTIHRDWAACLMHLGAGRRLFAFTARGTRRHTDVAFAAGDVLVFGPESTGLTDAMLAALPADRRIRLPMLPARRSLNLSNTVAIVVYEAWRQQGFAGGS; translated from the coding sequence GTGTTCGACATCGTGCTGGTGCATCCCGAGATTCCGCCGAACACCGGCAACATCATCCGGCTCTGCGCCAATGCCGGGACGCGGCTGCACCTGGTGGAGCCGCTCGGCTTCAACTTCGAGGACCGCCAACTCGAGCGGGCCGGCCTGGACTACCGCGACCTCGCCGAGGTGACGATCCACCGCGACTGGGCGGCGTGCCTGATGCACCTCGGTGCCGGTCGCCGCCTGTTCGCCTTCACGGCGCGCGGGACGCGGCGGCACACCGACGTGGCGTTCGCCGCGGGGGACGTGCTGGTGTTCGGTCCCGAGTCCACCGGCCTGACCGACGCGATGCTGGCCGCGCTGCCGGCCGACCGGCGCATCCGCCTCCCGATGCTGCCGGCGCGGCGCTCGCTCAACCTGTCGAACACGGTGGCGATCGTGGTCTACGAGGCGTGGCGGCAGCAGGGATTCGCCGGCGGAAGCTGA
- a CDS encoding alpha/beta fold hydrolase — translation MSVIRVLALTALLATPAQAQSAFVHTLRGDTVQIEVFTRLPRRLDGEVSAKGAPRQVFSNRIEADGRLGTLSMAVFAPGAKPGATPVAQADIAITGDTAVAGIGAPGRATNTQRIQSRQLAQPIVNASVAAFEVIIAAARRDRTRDVPQVFLATGGQTFPVEFTNLQSDSIAVALGTQRMYFITDSSGRLVRGGMPQHGLQFTRVDGIAVSKLGLSRPDYSAPADAPYVAQGVTVPTGRGFTLGGTLTLPAGTASALPVVVSITGSGPQDRDEHIGAVPGGYRLFRQLADTLGRRGVAMLRLDDRGVGESGGDFAAATSRDFADDVRSALAFLRTQPGIDPQRVYLLGHSEGGMIAPMVALEEPSLAGLVILAGPARTGRQILDVQNRYALERDTTLSAAARAAALARVPTLVDSALRTTPWLRFFGSHDPLATARRVRQPVLILHGADDQQVPASDGATLAQAMKAGGNTDVTLRTFPDLNHLFIRQPGGDPGGYMALPTHLAAAEVLGAAVEWIVAHARH, via the coding sequence ATGTCCGTCATCCGTGTGCTGGCCCTGACCGCCCTGCTGGCGACTCCCGCCCAGGCGCAGAGTGCCTTCGTGCACACGCTGCGCGGCGACACGGTGCAGATCGAGGTCTTCACACGGCTGCCGCGGCGCCTGGACGGGGAGGTGTCGGCGAAGGGAGCACCGCGGCAGGTGTTCTCGAACCGGATCGAGGCCGACGGGCGCCTGGGGACGCTGTCGATGGCGGTGTTCGCACCGGGTGCGAAGCCGGGTGCGACCCCGGTGGCGCAGGCCGACATCGCGATCACCGGTGACACGGCGGTGGCCGGCATCGGTGCGCCGGGTCGCGCCACGAACACCCAGCGCATCCAGTCGCGCCAGCTCGCGCAGCCGATCGTGAACGCCTCCGTGGCCGCGTTCGAGGTGATCATCGCGGCGGCGCGGCGGGACCGCACGCGCGACGTGCCGCAGGTGTTCCTCGCCACCGGGGGCCAGACCTTCCCGGTGGAGTTCACGAACCTGCAGTCGGACTCCATCGCGGTGGCGCTGGGCACGCAGCGCATGTACTTCATCACCGACAGCAGCGGGCGGCTGGTGCGCGGCGGCATGCCGCAGCACGGGCTGCAGTTCACGCGCGTCGATGGCATCGCGGTGAGCAAGCTCGGACTCTCCCGGCCCGACTACTCCGCGCCGGCGGATGCGCCGTACGTGGCACAGGGTGTGACGGTGCCGACCGGGCGCGGCTTCACGCTCGGCGGCACGCTCACACTGCCGGCGGGCACCGCGTCGGCGCTGCCGGTGGTGGTGAGCATCACCGGCTCGGGCCCGCAGGACCGGGATGAGCACATCGGCGCGGTGCCCGGCGGCTATCGCCTCTTCCGGCAGCTGGCCGACACGCTCGGCCGGCGCGGGGTGGCGATGCTGCGGCTGGATGACCGTGGCGTGGGGGAGTCGGGCGGTGACTTCGCCGCAGCCACCAGCCGCGACTTCGCCGACGACGTGCGGTCTGCCCTGGCGTTCCTGCGCACGCAGCCGGGAATCGACCCGCAGCGTGTCTACCTGCTCGGGCACAGCGAAGGGGGCATGATCGCCCCGATGGTGGCGCTGGAGGAGCCGTCGCTCGCCGGCCTGGTGATCCTCGCGGGTCCAGCGCGAACCGGCCGCCAGATCCTCGACGTCCAGAACCGGTATGCCCTGGAGCGTGACACCACGCTCAGCGCCGCCGCGCGCGCCGCGGCGCTGGCGCGTGTGCCCACGCTCGTCGATTCGGCCCTGCGGACCACGCCCTGGCTCCGGTTCTTCGGATCGCACGATCCACTCGCCACGGCGCGACGGGTGCGCCAGCCCGTGCTGATCCTGCACGGCGCCGACGACCAGCAGGTGCCCGCGAGCGACGGGGCGACGCTGGCGCAGGCCATGAAGGCCGGCGGCAACACCGACGTCACGCTGCGCACCTTTCCCGACCTGAATCACCTCTTCATCCGCCAGCCGGGGGGCGATCCCGGCGGATACATGGCGCTGCCGACACACCTGGCGGCGGCGGAGGTGCTTGGCGCGGCGGTGGAGTGGATCGTGGCCCACGCGCGGCACTGA
- a CDS encoding AMP-binding protein, with amino-acid sequence MALLSLLDHTLIGAATRAALEVDLGGGELASYDFGDLEVRSNRLAWVLHDRGLRRGDRLAFLLQNRVEIIDLWLACVKLGLIVVPVNVLYQAREIAHIVGDAAPVAVITTADRAGDLAAGVTAWNVETLARDAAALEQVRVRPLCVQQTVCGADTPLALVYTSGTTGASKGAILTHGNFAANALVLNASWGMRAMDRLLTTLPLFHVHGLGNAVHCWLLAGCHMRLTARFEASRAAGWFTDYRPTVFFGVPTMYIRLLDVEDATARAIGRDARLFVCGSAPLPAHVLEAFRAKFGHVILERYGMTETLMNVSNPYVGERRAGTVGRPLPLTEVRIVSDDGTDVPDGSSGELWVRGPNVCAGYWNRPDATSTAFAGGWFRTGDIGVRAADGYITLEGRRSELIISGGFNIYPREIEELLLEQAGITEATVVGRPDPARGEVPVAYVVGDPALDLIALEAHLRTQLASFKVPRAFVRIDALPRTALGKVQKHLLPPAP; translated from the coding sequence GTGGCGCTGCTCTCCCTGCTCGATCACACGCTGATCGGCGCCGCCACCCGCGCCGCGCTCGAAGTGGACCTGGGCGGCGGCGAGCTGGCGTCGTACGACTTCGGCGATCTCGAGGTGCGCAGCAACCGCCTCGCGTGGGTGCTGCACGACCGCGGGCTCCGGCGCGGCGACCGGCTGGCCTTCCTGCTGCAGAACCGGGTCGAGATCATCGACCTCTGGCTCGCCTGCGTGAAGCTCGGCCTGATCGTGGTGCCGGTGAACGTGCTGTACCAGGCGCGCGAGATCGCCCACATCGTGGGTGACGCCGCGCCGGTGGCGGTGATCACCACCGCCGACCGCGCCGGCGACCTCGCGGCCGGCGTGACGGCGTGGAACGTCGAGACCCTCGCGCGTGACGCCGCTGCGCTGGAGCAGGTGCGGGTCCGGCCCCTCTGCGTGCAGCAGACGGTCTGCGGCGCCGACACGCCGCTGGCGCTCGTGTACACCTCGGGCACCACCGGCGCCTCCAAGGGGGCGATCCTCACCCACGGCAACTTCGCGGCCAACGCCCTGGTGCTGAACGCAAGCTGGGGCATGCGCGCGATGGATCGCCTGCTCACGACGCTCCCGCTCTTCCATGTGCACGGCCTGGGCAACGCCGTGCACTGCTGGCTGCTGGCGGGGTGCCACATGCGCCTCACCGCACGGTTCGAGGCGTCACGCGCGGCCGGCTGGTTCACGGACTACCGCCCGACGGTGTTCTTCGGCGTGCCCACGATGTACATCCGCCTGCTGGATGTGGAGGACGCCACCGCCCGCGCCATCGGCCGCGACGCCCGCCTGTTCGTGTGCGGCTCAGCCCCGCTGCCGGCGCACGTGCTCGAGGCGTTCCGTGCGAAGTTCGGCCACGTGATCCTCGAGCGCTACGGCATGACCGAGACGCTCATGAACGTGAGCAATCCGTACGTCGGCGAACGTCGTGCCGGCACCGTGGGCCGGCCGCTGCCGCTGACGGAGGTGCGTATCGTGAGCGACGACGGCACCGACGTGCCCGACGGCAGCAGCGGCGAGCTCTGGGTGCGCGGGCCGAACGTCTGCGCCGGCTACTGGAACCGGCCTGACGCCACCAGCACCGCCTTCGCCGGCGGCTGGTTCCGCACCGGTGACATCGGCGTGCGTGCGGCCGACGGCTACATCACGCTCGAGGGCCGCCGCAGTGAACTGATCATCTCGGGCGGCTTCAACATCTACCCGCGCGAGATCGAGGAACTGCTGCTGGAGCAGGCGGGCATCACCGAGGCCACCGTGGTCGGCAGGCCCGACCCCGCGCGCGGCGAGGTGCCGGTGGCGTACGTGGTGGGTGACCCGGCACTCGACCTGATCGCCCTCGAGGCGCACCTGCGCACCCAGCTCGCGAGCTTCAAGGTGCCCCGTGCCTTCGTGCGCATCGACGCGCTGCCACGCACCGCCCTCGGCAAGGTCCAGAAGCACCTCCTCCCGCCGGCACCATGA
- a CDS encoding serine hydrolase: protein MPSRLSLRRAAAAILLAPAVVHPALAQRVSANPRIATLAQVIARGDSLQLPGRWTPPPGDALSHQTAGFATTLCGAVFLTGLTVADAAANVGFFTGPLAARAEVVDTLVDPVSQTVTLRLRSGVTRVARRYGSQGCVPLPVGETGVHFTPSVVTPNLPPAATTPWPMGDVLPATPLPREIDTTLLQQALDEAFGPPEAMTLAVVVTHKGRIIGERYAAGIGIHTPLESWSMGKSVTGTLVARLIQMGTYRLDQPAPIPQWQAPGDPRQKIRIMDLMRMSSGLRLGAPYDPGFDASVGYPDHLWLYTGAGNSYEWAATRPLQWAPGTVGRYRNTDPVLASYLVRLGAERRGEDYHAFPTRALFERIGMRDVVIYTDPFGNYLGQGAEVIAARDWARLGNLYLQDGVWNGERLLPAGYVRHVRTIAPAWLADGRPVYGGGFFWINGDGAQPLPRDAYAMLGAGGQSTWIVPSHDLVVVRIGKYRGEEAGEAARAKGTATLLRAVRR from the coding sequence ATGCCCAGCCGACTCAGCCTGCGTCGCGCCGCCGCCGCCATCCTGCTGGCCCCTGCCGTGGTGCATCCGGCGCTGGCTCAGCGCGTCAGCGCGAATCCCCGCATCGCCACCCTGGCGCAGGTGATCGCGCGCGGTGACTCGTTGCAACTGCCGGGGCGGTGGACGCCGCCCCCCGGTGACGCGCTGTCGCACCAGACGGCGGGGTTCGCGACCACGCTGTGTGGTGCCGTGTTCCTCACGGGGCTCACGGTGGCCGACGCGGCCGCCAACGTCGGCTTCTTCACCGGGCCGCTGGCCGCGCGTGCCGAGGTGGTGGACACGCTGGTCGATCCGGTGTCGCAGACCGTGACGCTCCGGCTGCGGAGCGGCGTGACGCGCGTGGCGCGACGGTATGGCAGCCAGGGCTGCGTGCCGCTGCCGGTGGGTGAGACGGGTGTGCACTTCACACCTTCGGTCGTGACACCGAACCTCCCGCCCGCGGCCACCACGCCATGGCCGATGGGCGACGTGCTGCCCGCCACGCCGCTGCCGCGCGAGATCGACACGACCCTGCTGCAGCAGGCCCTGGACGAGGCGTTCGGGCCGCCGGAGGCGATGACCCTGGCGGTCGTCGTTACGCACAAGGGTCGCATCATCGGGGAGCGTTACGCCGCGGGCATCGGCATCCACACGCCGCTCGAGAGCTGGTCGATGGGGAAGAGCGTCACCGGCACGCTTGTCGCGCGACTGATCCAGATGGGCACGTACCGTCTCGACCAGCCGGCCCCGATTCCACAGTGGCAGGCGCCCGGCGACCCACGGCAGAAGATCCGCATCATGGACCTCATGCGGATGTCGAGTGGGCTGCGGCTTGGCGCGCCCTACGATCCCGGGTTCGACGCCTCGGTGGGCTACCCCGACCATCTCTGGCTCTACACCGGCGCCGGCAACTCCTACGAATGGGCGGCGACGCGCCCGCTGCAATGGGCGCCGGGCACGGTGGGCCGGTACCGCAACACCGACCCCGTGCTGGCCAGCTACCTCGTGCGGCTCGGTGCCGAGCGGCGTGGTGAGGACTACCACGCGTTTCCGACACGCGCGCTGTTCGAGCGGATCGGGATGCGTGACGTGGTGATCTACACTGATCCGTTCGGGAACTACCTCGGGCAGGGAGCCGAGGTGATCGCCGCGCGTGACTGGGCGCGGCTCGGCAACCTCTACCTGCAGGATGGCGTCTGGAACGGTGAGCGACTGCTCCCCGCCGGCTACGTGCGCCACGTGCGCACGATCGCGCCGGCGTGGCTGGCCGACGGCCGCCCGGTGTATGGCGGTGGCTTCTTCTGGATCAACGGTGACGGCGCACAGCCGCTGCCGCGCGACGCCTACGCCATGCTCGGCGCCGGTGGCCAGAGCACCTGGATCGTGCCGTCGCATGACCTGGTGGTCGTGCGCATCGGCAAGTATCGCGGTGAGGAGGCTGGCGAGGCGGCGCGTGCGAAGGGGACGGCGACGCTGCTGCGCGCGGTCAGGCGCTGA
- a CDS encoding ribosomal protein L7/L12 has translation MASALPEPLPADVIAAAQRGEKIEAIKILRERTGVGLAEAKDAVEAFASGESSLGNMVSASGGSTRALQFVVVGIVLLLMGYFFLPLVR, from the coding sequence ATGGCCTCAGCACTGCCTGAACCGCTGCCCGCCGACGTGATCGCCGCCGCACAGCGTGGCGAGAAGATCGAAGCCATCAAGATCCTGCGTGAACGCACCGGTGTCGGCCTTGCCGAAGCCAAGGACGCCGTCGAGGCGTTCGCCAGCGGCGAATCCTCGCTCGGAAACATGGTGAGTGCGTCGGGGGGATCGACGCGTGCGCTGCAGTTCGTCGTGGTCGGGATCGTGCTGCTGCTGATGGGCTACTTCTTCCTGCCGCTGGTGCGCTGA
- a CDS encoding N(4)-(beta-N-acetylglucosaminyl)-L-asparaginase: MPLTRRDFITRSAAAAATLSLTEQLHAMRLAEPLRPAAAGAARVVSSTNGLRGVARAWELLQRGDDTLDAIIAGVNIQELDPEDDSVGLGGLPNEDGIVQLDASCMHGPTRRAGAVGCIEDIATPSLLAKAIMDYTDHIMLVGDDARKFALEMGFTPQNLLTPKSRQNWLRWRARLNPGDFRLDYDDDVAIRFTHGTINMNCVNAAGEMSSVTTTSGMAYKVPGRVGDSPIIGAGQYCDQTVGAAGSTGRGEANIKACGGFLTVEFMRQGMSPEQACLKTLERVVAMTEARQLGERGRPRFDLNIYALAKDGRHGSASLYEGGTYAVADEKGARVEKAAYLFRRSEFPSGPVPVQRARAR, from the coding sequence ATGCCGCTCACCCGCCGCGACTTCATCACGCGCTCCGCCGCTGCCGCCGCCACCCTCTCGCTGACCGAGCAGCTGCACGCCATGCGCCTGGCCGAGCCGCTGCGGCCTGCCGCAGCCGGCGCCGCGCGCGTGGTCAGCTCCACCAACGGACTGCGCGGTGTGGCCCGCGCGTGGGAGCTGCTGCAGCGCGGCGACGACACCCTCGATGCGATCATCGCCGGCGTGAACATCCAGGAGCTGGACCCCGAGGACGATTCCGTCGGGCTGGGTGGGCTGCCGAACGAGGACGGCATCGTGCAGCTCGACGCCAGCTGCATGCACGGTCCCACCCGGCGCGCCGGGGCGGTGGGCTGCATCGAGGACATCGCCACGCCGTCGCTGCTCGCGAAGGCGATCATGGACTACACCGACCACATCATGCTGGTGGGTGACGACGCGAGGAAGTTCGCGCTCGAGATGGGCTTCACGCCGCAGAACCTGCTCACGCCGAAGAGCCGGCAGAACTGGCTCCGCTGGCGCGCCCGGCTGAACCCCGGCGACTTCCGCCTCGACTATGACGACGACGTCGCGATCCGCTTCACGCACGGCACGATCAACATGAACTGCGTCAACGCCGCCGGTGAGATGAGCAGCGTCACCACCACCAGCGGCATGGCGTACAAGGTGCCGGGCCGCGTCGGTGACAGCCCGATCATCGGCGCCGGACAGTACTGTGACCAGACGGTCGGTGCCGCCGGCTCCACCGGACGCGGCGAGGCCAACATCAAGGCCTGCGGCGGCTTCCTCACCGTGGAGTTCATGCGGCAGGGCATGTCACCGGAACAGGCCTGCCTAAAGACGCTCGAGCGCGTCGTTGCCATGACGGAGGCGCGCCAGCTCGGCGAACGCGGACGTCCGCGCTTCGACCTCAACATCTATGCGCTGGCGAAGGACGGGCGCCACGGCAGCGCCAGCCTGTACGAGGGCGGCACGTACGCCGTCGCCGACGAGAAGGGCGCTCGCGTCGAGAAGGCCGCCTACCTGTTCCGGCGCTCGGAATTCCCGTCCGGTCCGGTGCCGGTGCAGCGCGCCCGTGCGCGCTGA
- a CDS encoding lytic murein transglycosylase, which produces MPPSLSFLVAIALASGPTPALPDQPPDPFQRCLATLRASRPARSITPATWALLSGMRPDTAVLTQLNAQPEFRLPIWDYVAVMADQERVDDGLRLLREHHETFAAVERRYGVDAATVAAVWGIESNFGRGTGTFSVLRSLATLGCMGRRQSYFRGELLSALRIVQAGHIAPEAFRGSWAGAFGQTQFMPGIFWGRAVDFDGDGRRDLMTNTGDALASTANYLQRAGWSTGMPWGVEVTLPAQADGTPFPVAGEGRRVRRTLASWSARGVRRVDGTPIEGAFAVPAPPAGLFLPAGARGPAFLVTTNFEAVYRYNAAESYTLAIVHLADRLRGGGAIVTPWPTDDPGLSRADRRELQGLLTARGHDLQNPGGLLTPAVREAVRREQQRLGQPVSGRPGQRLLAALRMERR; this is translated from the coding sequence ATGCCGCCATCGCTGAGTTTCCTGGTCGCCATCGCACTCGCATCCGGCCCGACGCCTGCCCTGCCGGACCAGCCGCCCGACCCGTTCCAGCGCTGTCTCGCGACGCTCCGGGCGTCGCGGCCGGCCCGATCGATCACACCCGCCACCTGGGCGCTGCTGTCGGGCATGCGGCCGGATACGGCGGTGCTCACGCAGCTGAACGCGCAGCCGGAGTTCCGGCTGCCGATCTGGGACTACGTGGCGGTGATGGCCGACCAGGAGCGGGTGGACGACGGCCTGCGCCTGCTGCGCGAGCACCACGAGACCTTCGCGGCGGTGGAGCGGCGCTACGGCGTGGACGCGGCGACGGTGGCGGCCGTGTGGGGCATCGAGAGCAACTTCGGCCGCGGCACAGGCACCTTCAGTGTGCTGCGGTCCCTGGCCACGCTGGGGTGCATGGGGCGGCGGCAGTCGTACTTCCGCGGCGAACTGCTGTCGGCGCTGCGCATCGTGCAGGCGGGACACATCGCGCCGGAGGCGTTCCGCGGCTCGTGGGCGGGGGCATTCGGCCAGACGCAGTTCATGCCGGGCATCTTCTGGGGCCGTGCGGTGGACTTCGACGGCGATGGACGCCGCGACCTGATGACGAACACCGGCGATGCACTGGCCTCGACCGCGAACTACCTGCAACGCGCCGGCTGGTCGACCGGAATGCCGTGGGGCGTGGAGGTGACGCTGCCGGCGCAGGCCGATGGCACCCCGTTCCCGGTGGCGGGCGAGGGGCGCCGCGTGCGTCGCACGCTCGCGAGCTGGTCGGCGCGCGGCGTCCGCCGCGTGGACGGCACGCCGATCGAGGGCGCCTTCGCCGTGCCCGCTCCGCCTGCCGGGCTGTTCCTCCCGGCGGGTGCGCGCGGCCCGGCGTTCCTCGTGACGACGAACTTCGAGGCGGTCTACCGCTACAACGCGGCCGAGAGCTACACGCTGGCGATTGTCCACCTGGCGGACCGGCTGCGGGGCGGCGGGGCGATCGTGACGCCGTGGCCGACGGACGATCCCGGGTTGTCCCGTGCCGATCGCCGGGAGCTCCAGGGGTTGCTCACCGCACGCGGGCACGACCTGCAGAATCCGGGTGGCCTGCTGACGCCCGCGGTGCGCGAGGCGGTGCGGCGGGAGCAGCAGCGGCTGGGGCAGCCGGTCTCCGGTCGGCCCGGCCAGCGGCTGCTGGCGGCGCTGCGGATGGAACGCCGATGA